A section of the Pedobacter sp. HDW13 genome encodes:
- a CDS encoding macro domain-containing protein gives MQIIESGNIFESEAQTLVNTVNCVGVMGKGLALQFKRRYPHMFRVYEDLCHKQLFDIGKLWLYKTEHKWVLNFPTKYDWRQPSKEEYLEEGLQKFMQTYQLRGITSVAFPLLGASNGKIDPNRSLEIMRKYLDECNIPVSIYLSYNKEVPGLFEQETGI, from the coding sequence ATGCAGATTATTGAGTCTGGTAACATTTTTGAGAGCGAAGCGCAGACATTGGTCAACACTGTGAACTGTGTCGGAGTGATGGGAAAGGGGCTGGCATTACAATTTAAACGACGTTATCCGCACATGTTCAGAGTTTATGAGGATTTATGTCATAAACAATTGTTTGATATTGGGAAGTTGTGGCTTTACAAGACTGAACATAAATGGGTACTTAATTTTCCAACAAAATACGACTGGAGACAGCCGAGTAAAGAAGAATATCTCGAGGAAGGACTTCAAAAATTTATGCAAACTTACCAACTTAGGGGTATTACTTCAGTTGCTTTTCCATTGCTGGGTGCCAGCAATGGAAAGATCGACCCAAATCGATCACTGGAAATTATGAGAAAATATCTTGATGAATGCAATATTCCAGTTTCGATCTACCTTAGTTATAACAAAGAGGTTCCAGGTTTATTCGAACAGGAAACAGGTATTTAA